One genomic window of Cupriavidus oxalaticus includes the following:
- a CDS encoding ABCB family ABC transporter ATP-binding protein/permease, whose protein sequence is MRRYSTTAEQAPDPASVKLFPGQRAPRSDWQTVRNLLPYVWHYKWRVMLALACLVAAKVANLGVPVLMKRLIDSMNITAGDPRALLVVPVGLIVAYGMLRLSATLFTELREILFSKVTQSAVREIALQVFRHLHALSLRFHLDRQTGGMSRDIERGTRGIQSLISYSLYSILPTLVEMGLVIGFFILHYDIWFAAITGCALVSYIVFTIVVTEWRTHFRRKMNELDSRANQKAIDSLLNFETVKYFGNEEYEARRYDENLLNYRAAAIRSQNSLSFLNFGQQVIIAAGLILILWRATVGVVDGKLTLGDLVLVNTLMIQLYIPLNFLGVIYREIKQATTDMDRMFVLLGTHQEVADSPGAQPLTVNGAQVRFRDVRFGYEPDRTILDGVDFNIAAGTTTAVVGHSGSGKSTLARLLFRFYDANSGAIEIDGQDIRAITQDSLRRAIGIVPQDTVLFNDSIYYNIAYGRPDATREEVIAAAQAAQIDAFIRELPQGYDTPVGERGLKLSGGEKQRVAIARTLLKNPPVLVFDEATSALDSRTEQAIQAELMRLAQNRTTLLIAHRLSTVVHADQILVMDHGRVVERGTHAELMRARGRYAEMWDIQARAAAKGGEAERSADALAVDVGDATQDA, encoded by the coding sequence ATGCGCCGCTATTCCACGACCGCCGAGCAGGCCCCCGACCCTGCCTCGGTCAAGCTCTTCCCCGGCCAGCGCGCCCCCCGCAGCGACTGGCAGACTGTCCGCAACCTGCTGCCCTATGTCTGGCACTACAAGTGGCGCGTGATGCTGGCGCTCGCGTGCCTGGTGGCGGCCAAGGTGGCCAACCTGGGCGTGCCGGTGCTGATGAAGCGCCTGATCGACAGCATGAATATCACCGCGGGCGACCCGCGCGCGCTGCTGGTGGTGCCGGTCGGGCTGATCGTCGCCTACGGCATGTTGCGGCTGTCGGCGACGCTGTTCACCGAGTTGCGGGAGATCCTCTTTTCCAAGGTCACGCAGAGCGCCGTGCGCGAGATCGCGCTGCAGGTGTTTCGCCACCTGCATGCGCTGTCGCTGCGCTTCCACCTGGACCGGCAGACCGGCGGCATGAGCCGCGACATCGAGCGCGGCACGCGCGGCATCCAGTCGCTGATCTCGTACTCGCTGTACAGCATCCTGCCCACGCTGGTGGAGATGGGGCTGGTGATTGGCTTCTTCATCCTGCACTACGACATCTGGTTTGCGGCGATCACCGGCTGCGCGCTGGTCAGCTATATCGTCTTCACCATCGTCGTGACGGAATGGCGCACGCACTTCCGCCGCAAGATGAACGAGCTGGATTCGCGCGCCAACCAGAAGGCGATCGATTCGCTGCTGAACTTCGAGACCGTCAAGTACTTCGGCAATGAGGAATACGAAGCCCGGCGCTACGACGAGAACCTGCTCAATTACCGCGCCGCGGCGATCCGCTCGCAGAATTCGCTGTCGTTCCTGAACTTCGGCCAGCAGGTCATCATCGCCGCTGGGCTGATCCTGATCCTGTGGCGCGCCACCGTGGGCGTTGTCGACGGCAAGCTGACGCTGGGCGACCTGGTGCTGGTCAACACGCTGATGATCCAGCTTTATATCCCGCTGAACTTCCTCGGCGTGATCTACCGCGAGATCAAGCAGGCCACCACCGACATGGACCGGATGTTCGTGCTGCTGGGCACGCACCAGGAAGTGGCGGATTCGCCCGGCGCGCAACCGCTCACGGTCAACGGCGCGCAGGTGCGGTTCCGCGACGTGCGCTTCGGCTACGAGCCGGACCGCACGATCCTGGACGGCGTCGATTTCAATATCGCGGCAGGCACCACCACCGCGGTGGTCGGCCACAGCGGCTCGGGCAAGTCGACGCTGGCGCGGCTGCTGTTCCGCTTCTATGACGCCAACAGCGGCGCGATCGAGATTGACGGCCAGGACATCCGCGCGATCACACAGGACAGCCTGCGCCGCGCCATCGGCATCGTGCCGCAGGACACGGTGCTGTTCAACGACAGCATCTATTACAACATCGCCTACGGGCGTCCGGATGCGACGCGCGAGGAAGTCATCGCCGCGGCGCAGGCAGCGCAGATCGATGCCTTTATCCGCGAGCTGCCGCAGGGCTACGACACGCCGGTAGGCGAGCGCGGCCTGAAGCTGTCCGGCGGCGAGAAGCAGCGCGTGGCGATCGCGCGCACGCTGCTGAAGAATCCGCCGGTACTGGTCTTCGATGAAGCCACCTCCGCGCTCGATTCACGCACCGAGCAGGCGATCCAGGCCGAGCTGATGCGGCTGGCGCAGAACCGCACCACGCTGCTGATCGCGCACCGCCTTTCCACCGTGGTGCATGCCGACCAGATCCTGGTGATGGACCACGGCCGCGTGGTCGAGCGCGGCACGCATGCCGAACTGATGCGCGCGCGCGGCCGCTATGCGGAGATGTGGGACATCCAGGCCCGCGCGGCGGCAAAGGGTGGCGAGGCGGAGCGCAGCGCGGACGCCCTTGCGGTGGACGTGGGCGACGCCACGCAGGACGCGTAA
- a CDS encoding Glu/Leu/Phe/Val family dehydrogenase codes for MSSAAPTNIAGQKHALPSYLNADNLGPWGIYLQQVDRVTPYLGSLARWVETLKRPKRALVVDVPIELDNGTIAHFEGYRVQHNLSRGPGKGGVRFHQDVTLSEVMALSAWMSVKNAAVNVPYGGAKGGIRVDPRTLSHAELERLTRRYTSEINIIIGPSKDIPAPDVNTNAQVMAWMMDTYSMNSGSTSTGVVTGKPISLGGSLGRHEATGRGVFVVGSEAARNIGLEIKGASVAVQGFGNVGAVAAKLFHEAGAKVVAVQDHRTTLFDPAGLDVPAMMEYAAHSGTIEGFRGEVLRTEQFWEVDCDILIPAALEGQITARNAPLIKARLVIEGANGPTTPEADDILRERNILVAPDVIANAGGVTVSYFEWVQDFSSFFWTEEEINQRLVRIMQEAFRAIWQVAQDNKVTLRTAAFIVACSRILQAREMRGLYP; via the coding sequence ATGTCCTCCGCAGCACCGACCAACATTGCTGGCCAAAAGCACGCACTCCCGTCCTACCTCAACGCCGACAACCTCGGCCCCTGGGGCATCTACCTGCAGCAAGTCGACCGTGTCACGCCCTACCTGGGCTCGCTGGCACGCTGGGTCGAAACCCTGAAGCGCCCCAAGCGCGCGCTGGTCGTCGACGTTCCCATCGAGCTGGACAATGGCACCATCGCCCACTTCGAGGGCTATCGCGTACAGCACAACCTGTCGCGCGGCCCGGGCAAGGGCGGCGTGCGTTTCCACCAGGACGTGACGCTGTCGGAAGTGATGGCGCTGTCGGCATGGATGTCGGTGAAGAACGCCGCGGTGAACGTGCCCTACGGCGGTGCCAAGGGCGGCATCCGCGTCGACCCGCGCACGCTGTCGCACGCCGAGCTGGAGCGCCTGACGCGCCGCTACACCAGCGAAATCAACATCATCATCGGGCCGAGCAAGGACATCCCGGCGCCGGACGTCAACACCAACGCCCAGGTGATGGCATGGATGATGGACACCTACTCGATGAACTCGGGCAGCACCTCCACCGGCGTGGTGACCGGCAAGCCGATCTCGCTGGGCGGCTCGCTGGGCCGCCACGAGGCGACCGGCCGCGGTGTGTTCGTGGTGGGCTCGGAGGCCGCGCGCAATATCGGCCTGGAAATCAAGGGCGCGAGCGTCGCCGTGCAGGGCTTCGGCAACGTGGGCGCCGTGGCCGCCAAGCTGTTCCATGAGGCCGGCGCCAAGGTGGTGGCGGTGCAGGACCACCGCACCACGCTGTTCGACCCGGCCGGCCTGGACGTGCCGGCGATGATGGAGTACGCGGCGCACAGCGGCACCATCGAGGGCTTCCGCGGCGAAGTCCTGCGTACCGAGCAGTTCTGGGAAGTCGACTGCGACATCCTGATCCCGGCCGCGCTGGAAGGCCAGATCACCGCCAGGAACGCGCCGCTGATCAAGGCGCGCCTGGTGATCGAGGGCGCCAACGGCCCGACCACCCCGGAAGCCGACGATATCCTGCGCGAGCGCAATATCCTGGTGGCGCCGGACGTGATCGCCAACGCCGGCGGGGTGACCGTTTCCTACTTCGAATGGGTGCAGGATTTCTCCTCGTTCTTCTGGACTGAAGAGGAAATCAACCAGCGCCTGGTACGAATCATGCAAGAGGCGTTCCGCGCAATCTGGCAGGTGGCGCAGGACAACAAGGTAACGCTGCGCACCGCGGCGTTCATCGTGGCCTGCTCGCGGATCCTGCAGGCGCGCGAAATGCGCGGCCTGTATCCCTGA
- a CDS encoding 3-hydroxyacyl-CoA dehydrogenase/enoyl-CoA hydratase family protein, giving the protein MSNFIVKKVAVLGAGVMGAQIAAHLINARVPVVLFDLPAKDKDGGGAPSASPVTKNGIALRAIENLKKLSPAPLGLKDEAGLIQAANYEDDIALLKECDLVIEAIAERMDWKHDLYKKVAPHLASHAIFATNTSGLSITALSDGLGGENADNLKSRFCGVHFFNPPRYMHLVELIPTATTQPEILDKLEAFLTTTLGKGVVRAKDTPNFIANRVGIFSILAVFAEAEKFGIPFDVVDDLTGSKLGRAKSATFRTADVVGLDTMAHVIKTMQDNLHDDPFAPVYKTPAVLKGLVDAGALGQKTGAGFYKKEGKAIKVLDAKTGQYVESGKKADEIVVRMLKKEPAERIRLLRESTNPQAQFLWAVFRDVFHYIAVYLEQIAGSAADIDLAIRWGFGWNSGPFEDWQSAGWKQVAEWVKEDVESGKALSAAPLPAWVFEGPVAERQGVHAAEGSWSPATQSFVARSTLPVYQRQAFRAALKGDAAADPRKAGRTVEENDAVRIWVSEGQDDVLVVSFKSKMNTIGPDVIDGLTRAIDLAEAQYKGLVVWQPTSLQLGAPGGPFSAGANLEAAMPAFMMGGAKGIEPFVKKFQDGMMRVKYASVPVVSAASGIALGGGCELMLHSAARVAALETYVGLVEVGVGLVPAGGGLKEAALAAARAAQAAGSTNYLQFLTSRFQSAAMAKVSASALEARQMGYLQPSDRIVFNVHELLHVAQNEVRALADAGYRAPLPALIPVAGRSGIATIKASLVNMRDGGFISAHDFLIASRIAEVVCGGDVEAGSLVSEDWLLTLERKAFIDLLGTGKTQERIMGMLQTGKPVRN; this is encoded by the coding sequence ATGTCCAATTTCATCGTCAAGAAAGTCGCCGTGCTGGGTGCCGGCGTCATGGGGGCGCAGATCGCCGCCCACCTGATCAACGCGCGCGTGCCCGTGGTGCTGTTCGACCTTCCCGCGAAGGACAAGGACGGGGGAGGGGCCCCGTCCGCTTCCCCGGTCACGAAGAACGGCATCGCCCTGCGCGCCATCGAGAACCTGAAGAAGCTGTCGCCCGCGCCGCTGGGCCTCAAGGACGAAGCCGGCCTGATCCAGGCGGCCAACTACGAAGACGACATCGCGCTGCTCAAGGAGTGCGACCTGGTGATCGAGGCGATCGCAGAGCGCATGGACTGGAAGCACGACCTGTACAAGAAGGTCGCGCCGCACCTGGCCTCGCATGCGATTTTCGCCACCAACACCTCGGGCCTGTCGATCACCGCGCTGTCCGACGGGTTAGGCGGGGAAAATGCGGACAACCTGAAGTCGCGCTTCTGCGGCGTCCACTTCTTCAACCCGCCGCGCTACATGCACCTGGTCGAGCTGATCCCGACCGCGACCACGCAGCCGGAGATCCTCGACAAGCTGGAAGCCTTCCTGACCACCACGCTCGGCAAGGGCGTGGTGCGCGCCAAGGACACGCCCAACTTCATCGCCAACCGCGTCGGCATCTTCTCGATCCTGGCGGTGTTCGCCGAGGCAGAGAAGTTCGGCATTCCGTTCGACGTGGTCGACGACCTGACCGGCTCCAAGCTGGGCCGCGCCAAGTCCGCCACCTTCCGTACCGCGGACGTGGTCGGCCTGGACACCATGGCGCACGTGATCAAGACCATGCAGGACAATTTGCACGACGACCCGTTCGCGCCGGTGTACAAGACGCCGGCCGTGCTCAAGGGCCTGGTCGATGCTGGCGCGCTGGGCCAGAAGACCGGCGCCGGCTTCTACAAGAAGGAAGGCAAGGCCATCAAGGTGCTGGACGCCAAGACCGGCCAGTATGTCGAGTCGGGCAAGAAGGCCGACGAGATCGTGGTGCGCATGCTGAAGAAGGAACCGGCCGAGCGCATCAGGCTGCTGCGCGAGTCGACCAACCCGCAGGCGCAGTTCCTGTGGGCGGTGTTCCGCGACGTGTTCCACTACATCGCCGTGTACCTGGAGCAGATCGCCGGCTCGGCCGCCGATATCGACCTGGCGATCCGCTGGGGCTTCGGCTGGAACTCCGGGCCGTTCGAGGACTGGCAGTCGGCCGGCTGGAAGCAGGTGGCCGAGTGGGTGAAGGAAGACGTGGAAAGCGGCAAGGCGCTGTCGGCCGCGCCGCTGCCGGCATGGGTCTTTGAAGGCCCCGTCGCCGAGCGCCAGGGCGTGCATGCCGCCGAAGGTTCGTGGTCGCCGGCGACGCAGTCGTTCGTCGCGCGCAGCACGCTGCCGGTGTACCAGCGCCAGGCGTTCCGTGCCGCGCTGAAGGGCGATGCCGCCGCCGATCCGCGCAAGGCGGGCCGCACCGTCGAGGAGAACGACGCCGTGCGCATCTGGGTCAGCGAAGGCCAGGACGACGTGCTGGTGGTCTCGTTCAAGAGCAAGATGAACACCATCGGCCCGGACGTGATCGACGGCCTGACCCGCGCCATCGACCTCGCCGAAGCGCAGTACAAGGGCCTGGTGGTGTGGCAGCCGACTTCGCTGCAACTCGGCGCGCCGGGCGGCCCGTTCTCGGCGGGCGCCAACCTGGAGGCGGCGATGCCGGCCTTCATGATGGGCGGCGCCAAGGGCATCGAGCCGTTCGTGAAGAAGTTCCAGGACGGCATGATGCGCGTGAAGTACGCGTCGGTGCCGGTGGTGTCGGCGGCGTCCGGCATCGCGCTGGGCGGCGGTTGCGAGCTGATGCTGCATTCCGCTGCACGCGTGGCTGCGCTGGAGACGTATGTCGGTTTGGTCGAAGTGGGCGTGGGCCTGGTTCCGGCCGGAGGCGGCCTGAAGGAAGCCGCGCTGGCCGCGGCACGCGCCGCCCAGGCGGCAGGCAGCACCAACTACCTGCAATTCCTGACCAGCCGCTTCCAGAGCGCGGCAATGGCCAAGGTCTCCGCATCGGCGCTGGAAGCGCGCCAGATGGGCTACCTGCAGCCGTCCGACAGGATCGTCTTCAACGTGCACGAGCTGCTGCACGTGGCGCAGAACGAAGTGCGCGCACTGGCCGATGCCGGCTACCGTGCGCCGCTGCCGGCGCTGATCCCGGTGGCTGGCCGCTCGGGCATCGCCACCATCAAGGCGTCGCTGGTCAATATGCGCGACGGCGGCTTTATCTCCGCGCATGACTTCCTGATCGCCTCCCGCATCGCCGAAGTGGTATGCGGCGGCGACGTCGAGGCCGGCTCGCTGGTCAGCGAAGACTGGCTGCTGACGCTGGAGCGCAAGGCCTTCATCGACCTGCTGGGAACCGGCAAGACGCAGGAGCGCATCATGGGCATGCTGCAGACCGGCAAGCCGGTGCGCAACTAA
- a CDS encoding enoyl-CoA hydratase, translating into MSILTRIEQGILTLEFDRIDKKNAITAAMYQALADALRAAETDRNVRVILLRGKPEIFTAGNDLEDFMQRPPTAGEGAEQAPVFQFLYQISHASRPVVAAVSGAAVGVGTTMLLHCDFVYASETARLSLPFVQLGLCPEAASSLLLPRLVGYQRAAEKLMLGEAFSAQEALDIGLVTRVLPVAELHDFALQQARKLAALPASSLRETKRLMKSGAVAEVEKQMADEGEVFRRMLVAPEAKEAFSAFFEKRKPDFTKFE; encoded by the coding sequence ATGAGCATCCTTACCCGCATCGAGCAGGGCATCCTGACGCTCGAGTTCGACCGCATCGACAAGAAAAACGCCATCACCGCGGCGATGTACCAGGCGCTGGCCGACGCACTGCGTGCGGCCGAGACCGATCGCAATGTGCGCGTGATCCTGCTGCGCGGCAAGCCCGAGATCTTTACCGCCGGCAATGACCTGGAAGATTTCATGCAACGCCCGCCGACTGCAGGCGAGGGCGCGGAACAGGCGCCGGTGTTCCAGTTCCTGTACCAGATCAGCCATGCCAGCAGGCCTGTCGTTGCGGCGGTCAGCGGCGCGGCGGTCGGCGTGGGCACCACCATGCTGCTGCATTGCGACTTCGTCTATGCGTCGGAGACAGCCAGGCTGTCGCTGCCGTTCGTGCAGCTGGGACTGTGCCCCGAGGCGGCCTCGAGCCTGCTGCTGCCGCGCCTGGTCGGCTACCAGCGCGCCGCGGAGAAGCTGATGCTGGGCGAGGCCTTCAGCGCGCAGGAAGCGCTGGACATCGGCCTGGTGACGCGCGTGCTGCCCGTGGCGGAACTGCACGACTTCGCGCTGCAGCAGGCGCGCAAGCTGGCGGCGCTGCCGGCTTCGTCGCTGCGCGAGACCAAGCGTTTGATGAAGTCGGGCGCGGTGGCCGAAGTGGAAAAACAGATGGCCGACGAGGGCGAGGTGTTCCGGCGCATGCTGGTGGCGCCGGAGGCGAAGGAGGCGTTCAGCGCGTTCTTTGAGAAGCGGAAGCCGGATTTTACGAAGTTCGAGTGA
- a CDS encoding glutamate/aspartate ABC transporter substrate-binding protein — translation MNFAKLASLMIAAGVMCGTAQAAEQLTGTLKKIKDTGVITLGVRESSIPFNYNLGGVRQVGYSYDINMKIVEAIKDQLKLPNLQVKEIPITSQNRIPLLQNGTIDMECGSTTNNLERQKQVAFTNSIFIIGTRIMVKKDAGIKDWADLKGKNVVTTAGTTSERLLRKMNDDQKLGLNIISTKDHGQSFLTLESGRAVAFMMDDALLYGERAKAKNPADWIVVGKAQSRESYGCMIRKDDPQFKKLSDTVISGMMKDGSVNTLYTKWFMQPVPPKGLNLDFPLSDDMKALIKAPNDKALD, via the coding sequence ATGAATTTTGCCAAGTTGGCTTCCCTGATGATTGCCGCCGGCGTGATGTGCGGAACGGCCCAGGCAGCCGAACAACTGACGGGCACGCTGAAGAAGATCAAAGATACCGGCGTGATTACGCTTGGCGTGCGCGAGTCGTCGATTCCGTTTAATTACAACCTGGGCGGCGTGCGCCAGGTCGGCTATTCCTACGATATCAATATGAAGATCGTGGAAGCCATCAAGGACCAGCTGAAGCTGCCGAACCTGCAGGTCAAGGAAATCCCGATCACCTCGCAGAACCGCATCCCGCTGCTGCAGAACGGCACCATCGACATGGAGTGCGGTTCGACCACCAATAACCTGGAACGCCAGAAGCAGGTCGCCTTCACCAACTCCATCTTCATCATCGGCACGCGCATCATGGTGAAGAAGGATGCCGGCATCAAGGACTGGGCCGACCTGAAGGGCAAGAACGTCGTCACCACCGCCGGCACCACGTCGGAGCGCCTGCTGCGCAAGATGAACGACGACCAGAAGCTGGGCCTGAACATCATCAGCACCAAGGACCACGGCCAGTCGTTCCTGACGCTGGAATCGGGCCGCGCGGTGGCATTCATGATGGACGACGCGCTGCTGTATGGCGAGCGCGCCAAGGCCAAGAACCCGGCCGACTGGATCGTGGTGGGCAAGGCGCAGTCGCGCGAGTCGTATGGCTGCATGATCCGCAAGGACGACCCGCAGTTCAAGAAGCTGTCCGACACCGTGATCTCCGGCATGATGAAGGACGGTTCGGTCAACACGCTGTACACCAAGTGGTTCATGCAACCGGTTCCGCCCAAGGGCCTGAACCTGGACTTCCCGCTGTCCGACGACATGAAGGCCCTGATCAAGGCGCCGAACGACAAGGCGCTGGACTGA
- a CDS encoding LysR substrate-binding domain-containing protein — translation MEIKWLEDFVSLAETHSFSRSAELRHVTQPAFSRRIQSLEAWVGTELIDRSSYPTSLTSAGKVFYEQALAMLAQVSETRALMRGQRSANAQVLEFAVPHTLSLTFFPEWLKALERKIGTLPCRLRALNVHDAVLMLVEGGCDLVMVYHHARQAIQLDPARYDMLVLGTERLSPYSVPDAAGKPQFRLPGTDKKPVPFLSYTPNAFLGRMVDLLLSDTAEALKLDKCYETDMAEALKVMALSGHGMAFLPESAVREEVAQGKLVRAESARGLPLSIDMEIRLYREKPGENGGERRGAGARRKRQLVDQVWSTLSEG, via the coding sequence ATGGAAATCAAATGGCTTGAAGACTTCGTCAGCCTGGCGGAGACGCACAGCTTCTCGCGCTCGGCCGAGCTGCGCCACGTGACGCAGCCCGCTTTCTCCCGGCGCATCCAGTCGCTGGAGGCATGGGTCGGGACCGAACTGATCGACCGCTCCAGCTACCCCACCAGCCTGACGTCTGCCGGCAAGGTGTTCTACGAGCAGGCGCTGGCCATGCTGGCGCAGGTCAGCGAAACCCGTGCGCTGATGCGCGGGCAGCGCTCGGCCAACGCGCAGGTGCTGGAGTTCGCGGTGCCGCATACGCTGTCGCTTACGTTCTTCCCGGAATGGCTCAAGGCGCTGGAACGCAAGATCGGCACGCTGCCGTGCCGGCTGCGCGCGCTCAACGTCCATGATGCGGTGCTGATGCTGGTCGAGGGCGGCTGCGACCTGGTGATGGTCTACCACCATGCGCGCCAGGCCATCCAGCTCGATCCGGCGCGGTACGACATGCTGGTGCTCGGTACCGAGCGGCTGTCGCCGTACAGCGTGCCGGATGCCGCCGGCAAGCCGCAGTTCCGGCTGCCCGGGACCGACAAGAAACCGGTGCCGTTCCTGAGCTACACCCCCAATGCCTTCCTCGGGCGCATGGTCGACCTGCTGCTGTCGGATACCGCCGAAGCGCTCAAGCTCGACAAATGCTACGAGACCGACATGGCCGAGGCGCTCAAGGTCATGGCGCTGTCCGGCCACGGCATGGCGTTCCTGCCGGAGAGCGCGGTGCGCGAGGAGGTGGCGCAGGGCAAGCTGGTGCGGGCGGAGTCGGCGCGCGGCTTGCCGTTGTCGATCGACATGGAGATACGCTTGTATCGCGAGAAACCCGGGGAGAACGGCGGCGAGCGGCGCGGTGCGGGGGCACGGCGCAAGCGGCAGCTGGTGGACCAGGTGTGGTCGACCTTGTCGGAAGGCTGA
- a CDS encoding amino acid ABC transporter permease has translation MNYNWHWGVFLEQAAQNETYLDWMISGLKVTLALGLSSWVIALAIGSVLGVLRTAPNKWLSGFAATYVEIFRNIPLLVQLFIWYFVMPELLPGGEAIKQMNPFAQQFLAAMLCLGTFTAARVCEQVRSGINSLARGQKNAGLAMGFTLPQTYRHVLLPMAFRVIVPPLTSEFLNIFKNSAVASTIGLLELAAQGRQLVDYTARPYESFIAVTLMYALINVTVMLLMRWVEARTRVPGFIGGK, from the coding sequence ATGAACTACAACTGGCATTGGGGAGTTTTCCTCGAACAGGCCGCCCAGAACGAGACCTACCTGGACTGGATGATCTCGGGTCTCAAGGTCACGCTCGCGCTGGGGCTTTCGTCCTGGGTCATTGCCCTGGCCATCGGCTCGGTGCTTGGCGTGCTGCGCACCGCGCCCAACAAGTGGCTGTCGGGTTTTGCCGCCACCTACGTCGAGATCTTCCGCAACATCCCGCTGCTGGTGCAGCTGTTCATCTGGTATTTCGTTATGCCCGAGCTGCTGCCCGGCGGCGAGGCGATCAAGCAGATGAACCCCTTCGCGCAGCAGTTCCTGGCCGCGATGCTGTGCCTGGGCACCTTCACCGCCGCGCGGGTGTGCGAGCAGGTGCGCTCGGGCATCAACTCGCTGGCGCGCGGGCAGAAGAACGCGGGCCTGGCGATGGGCTTCACGCTGCCGCAGACGTACCGCCACGTGCTGCTGCCGATGGCGTTCCGCGTGATCGTGCCGCCGCTGACCTCCGAATTCCTGAATATCTTCAAGAACTCGGCGGTGGCATCGACCATCGGCCTGCTGGAACTGGCCGCGCAGGGGCGCCAGCTGGTGGACTACACCGCGCGCCCGTATGAATCGTTCATCGCGGTCACGCTGATGTACGCGCTGATCAACGTCACGGTGATGCTGCTGATGCGCTGGGTCGAGGCCCGCACGCGCGTGCCCGGCTTCATCGGCGGCAAGTAA
- a CDS encoding acetyl-CoA C-acyltransferase, with translation MMKQLQDAYIVAATRSPIGKAPKGAFKNTRPDDLLATILKAAVAQVPDLDPKLIEDAIVGCAIPEAQQGLNVARIGALLSGLPNTVGGITVNRFCASGVSAVAMAADRIRVGESDVMIAAGIESMSMVPMMGNSPSMSPDIFTRDENVGIAYGMGLTAEKVAQQWKVSREDQDAFSLASHQKAIAAQQAGEFKDEITPIELVERFPDLASGQVSVKTRTISLDEGPRPDTTLEGLGKLRPVFANKGSVTAGNSSQTSDGAGALILVSEKILKQFNLVPLARFVSFAVRGVPPEIMGIGPKEAIPAALKAAGLTQDQIDWIELNEAFAAQSLAVMRDLDLDPARVNRMGGAIALGHPLGATGAIRSATVVHALRRHNLKYGMVTMCVGTGMGAAGIFERV, from the coding sequence ATCATGAAACAACTGCAAGACGCATATATCGTTGCGGCCACCCGCTCGCCGATCGGCAAGGCGCCCAAGGGCGCGTTCAAGAACACGCGCCCGGACGACCTGCTGGCCACCATCCTGAAGGCCGCGGTGGCTCAGGTGCCGGACCTGGACCCGAAGCTGATCGAGGACGCCATCGTCGGCTGCGCCATTCCTGAAGCGCAGCAGGGCCTGAACGTGGCCCGCATCGGCGCGCTGCTGTCGGGCCTGCCCAATACCGTGGGCGGCATCACCGTGAACCGCTTCTGCGCCTCGGGTGTGAGCGCCGTGGCGATGGCGGCCGACCGCATCCGCGTGGGCGAGTCCGACGTGATGATCGCCGCCGGCATCGAGTCGATGAGCATGGTGCCGATGATGGGCAACTCGCCGTCGATGTCGCCGGACATCTTTACGCGCGACGAGAACGTGGGCATTGCCTATGGCATGGGCCTGACCGCCGAGAAGGTGGCGCAGCAGTGGAAGGTCAGCCGCGAGGACCAGGATGCGTTCTCGCTCGCTTCGCACCAGAAGGCCATCGCGGCGCAGCAGGCCGGCGAGTTCAAGGACGAGATCACGCCGATCGAGCTCGTCGAGCGCTTCCCCGACCTCGCCAGCGGCCAGGTCAGCGTGAAGACGCGGACCATCTCGCTCGACGAAGGTCCGCGTCCTGACACCACGCTGGAAGGCCTCGGCAAGCTGCGCCCCGTGTTTGCCAACAAGGGCAGCGTCACCGCCGGCAACAGCTCGCAGACCTCGGACGGCGCCGGCGCGCTGATCCTGGTTTCGGAGAAGATCCTCAAGCAGTTCAACCTGGTGCCGCTGGCGCGCTTCGTCTCGTTCGCGGTGCGCGGCGTGCCGCCCGAGATCATGGGGATCGGCCCGAAGGAAGCGATCCCGGCCGCGCTGAAGGCGGCGGGCCTGACGCAGGACCAGATCGACTGGATCGAGCTGAACGAAGCGTTCGCCGCGCAATCGCTGGCCGTGATGCGCGACCTGGATCTCGATCCCGCCAGGGTCAACCGCATGGGCGGCGCGATCGCGCTGGGCCACCCGCTGGGTGCCACCGGTGCGATCCGCTCCGCCACGGTGGTGCATGCGCTGCGCCGCCATAACCTGAAGTACGGCATGGTAACCATGTGCGTCGGCACGGGCATGGGCGCCGCAGGGATCTTCGAGCGCGTCTGA
- a CDS encoding acyl-CoA thioesterase — MNAPHTVPALPAGKNPALRVVPMPADANVHGDVFGGWIMAQVDIAGSIPAVERAQGRVATVAVNSFLFKHPVFVGDLVSFYADIVKTGRTSITVAVEVYAQRMRHSNEIVKVTEATLTYVATDESRQPRVLPTA, encoded by the coding sequence ATGAACGCTCCCCATACCGTCCCCGCCCTGCCCGCCGGCAAGAACCCCGCGCTGCGCGTGGTGCCGATGCCTGCCGACGCCAACGTGCACGGCGACGTATTCGGCGGCTGGATCATGGCGCAGGTGGATATTGCGGGGTCGATCCCGGCGGTCGAACGCGCGCAAGGCCGTGTCGCGACCGTGGCGGTCAATTCCTTCCTGTTCAAGCACCCGGTGTTCGTCGGCGACCTGGTGAGTTTCTACGCCGATATCGTCAAGACCGGGCGTACCTCGATCACCGTTGCGGTGGAGGTCTATGCGCAGCGGATGCGGCATAGCAATGAGATCGTCAAGGTGACGGAGGCGACGTTGACGTATGTGGCGACGGATGAGTCGCGGCAGCCGCGGGTGTTGCCGACGGCTTGA